A window of the Sandaracinaceae bacterium genome harbors these coding sequences:
- a CDS encoding iron-sulfur cluster assembly accessory protein — protein MSLPLPDGVTLAEPRLTLTPKAVEMAKNKLLDAGEPVYGLRLGVKGGGCAGYSYVIDYATKIRPDKDLVYHFDGLHVVVDQKSIEVLKGSTLDWERRLMGYGFKWINPNAKNDCGCGESFDVV, from the coding sequence ATGTCCCTGCCCCTGCCCGATGGCGTCACGCTCGCAGAACCTCGTCTCACCCTCACGCCCAAGGCGGTGGAGATGGCGAAGAACAAGCTGCTCGACGCCGGGGAGCCCGTGTACGGGCTGCGTCTGGGCGTCAAGGGCGGCGGCTGCGCGGGGTACAGCTACGTCATCGACTACGCCACCAAAATCCGCCCCGACAAGGACCTCGTGTACCACTTCGACGGACTGCACGTGGTGGTGGACCAGAAGAGCATCGAGGTGCTCAAGGGCTCCACGCTGGACTGGGAGCGGCGGCTGATGGGCTACGGCTTCAAGTGGATCAACCCCAACGCCAAGAACGACTGCGGCTGCGGCGAGTCGTTCGACGTGGTCTGA